TTGCTAAAACTTCTGAGGGTGGAAGAACGTGGGGTTATGCCGCTGGAATAGCGGATCTGAGAACCAAGAAACCAATGAAAACAGATTTTCGCTTTCGCATTGGCAGTGTGACGAAGACGTTCACCGCAACAGTTGTACTTCAATTAGCTGGAGAGAACCGCCTGAATCTAAACGACTCCATCGAAAAATGGTTGCCTGGTGTCATTCAAGGAAATGGATATGATGGTAACCAGATTACTATCCGGCACATATTGAACCATACAAGTGGTATCGCTGAATACTCAAGGTCAAAAGACGCTGATTTTACGGATACAAAAAAATCGTATACGGCTGAAGAGTTAGTGAAGATGGGGATTTCTTTGCCCCCAGACTTTGACCCAGGAAAGGGCTGGTCTTATTCAAACACAGGATACGTATTACTGGGTATTCTTATTGAAAAAGTAACCAGAAACAGCTATGCGGAAGAGATTGAAAATCGGATTATTGAACCACTTGAATTGTCGAATACATTCCTACCTGGCAATTCAAGCGTTATTCCAGGCACCAACCATGCCCGTGGATATGACCAACCAGACGGAGCAAGTGAGCTAAAAGACGTTACTTATTATAACCCAAGTGCAGGTAGCTCTGCTGGAGATATGATTTCTACTGCTGACGACTTAAACAAATTCTTCTCTTACTTGCTCGGTGGCAAATTACTGAAAGAACAGCAACTAAAACAAATGCTTACTACAGTTCCTACAGAAAAAGAAGGAATCGATGGATATGGTCTTGGAATCTATGAAACTAAGCTTCCAAGCGGTGTCTCGATATGGGGACACACAGGTGGCATTCTAGGGTTTACTACTCTTGTTGGAGGTAAACTTGGAGGCAAGCATACGTTGGTCGTCAATTGGAATAGTTTGGGTAGAACTGACAGTCCTAATCCTTTTAAAAATATTTTACTTGCTGAATTTAGCAAGTAGGAAAAAAGGAAAAATTCATCGTAGTTTTCATAGTTAAAAACATACTTTTCTGGTTCAAAAGCCCCAACTTATTTTTAAGAAAAATTTGGGGCTTTTTTTGTTTTGGTGGCGTTTATTCTTCTTAAGTTGATAGCGATGGGGACGGCCCCTCTAACCCTTTAACTGAAAGAAAACTTGTTTAATATTGCCTCAGTACCAAGTATGACCGTGCTAAGCTCATTCCCTCGGCTATCTTGTCCCCTTCTGAAATAGAGACTGCGTAAAAAATTCTTGCTGTTCACGCGAGCAATCACCTGACTGCGACTTCTCGGCAAATTGCAGCATTGCGCTAAGTCGCTAATCCAATTAGCGATTTCTTGATGTGGAAGTAACTCTTTGTCAATCATCGTATCCACGATGTTTACCAACCGCTCATCATCCTCA
This DNA window, taken from Bacillus paramycoides, encodes the following:
- a CDS encoding serine hydrolase domain-containing protein encodes the protein MKIRSQITCASLALLIAGSSLLYTTPTSIVKAEPTQNVSSSLQTNTQRDRTSVKQAMRDTLQLGYPGILAKTSEGGRTWGYAAGIADLRTKKPMKTDFRFRIGSVTKTFTATVVLQLAGENRLNLNDSIEKWLPGVIQGNGYDGNQITIRHILNHTSGIAEYSRSKDADFTDTKKSYTAEELVKMGISLPPDFDPGKGWSYSNTGYVLLGILIEKVTRNSYAEEIENRIIEPLELSNTFLPGNSSVIPGTNHARGYDQPDGASELKDVTYYNPSAGSSAGDMISTADDLNKFFSYLLGGKLLKEQQLKQMLTTVPTEKEGIDGYGLGIYETKLPSGVSIWGHTGGILGFTTLVGGKLGGKHTLVVNWNSLGRTDSPNPFKNILLAEFSK